In the Athene noctua chromosome 25, bAthNoc1.hap1.1, whole genome shotgun sequence genome, one interval contains:
- the LOC141970405 gene encoding myosin light chain kinase, smooth muscle-like: MSQAEGGEETFEYCDVVINSQEKVLDVYTQLEKLGEGKFGTVYRLQEKATGKIRAGKYFQTWTAKEKEAARAEVELMNLLHHPRLVQCLAAFQGPTELVMVMEYVAGGELFERIVDDDFEHTEPSSTQYMQQILEGLRFMHSQAVVHLDLKPENIVCVSPGSHWLKIIDFGLARKLTPDTPVKVLHGTPEFMAPEVIAFEPVGFSTDMWSVGVICYILLSGESPFQGDNDLETLSNITAAQWDFEEEIFSEISQQAKDFISQLLQKDPRHRLSSVGALLHPWLQQPQPSSTKALSKERIKQFLMRRKWQKTGKALLALNRLSRLSQGSERKVSEAQDEEGLGCSLEEDQASGSLTRRGPSFSELLTDQEEEEGGSTVASGKAETSVSMAVPPQPGPPRAAGDRGAADGDETSHGGSHGDPASLG; encoded by the exons atgtcccagGCAGAAG GAGGCGAGGAGACCTTTGAATACTGTGATGTGGTCATCAACAGCCAGGAGAAGGTTTTGGATGTGTACACACAGCTGGAGAAGCTGGGAGA GGGAAAATTTGGGACTGTGTACCGGCTGCAGGAAAAAGCTACTGGCAAAATCCGGGCTGGGAAGTATTTCCAGACATGGACAGCTAAAGAGAAGGAGGCGGCTCGGGCCGAGGTGGAGCTCATGAACCTGCTGCATCACCCACGCCTTGTGCAGTGCCTCGCCGCCTTCCAGGGCCCCACCGAGCTTGTGATGGTGATGGAGTA CGTGGCAGGTGGGGAGCTCTTTGAGCGCATCGTGGATGATGACTTCGAGCACACGGAGCCCAGCAGCACCCAGTACATGCAGCAGATCCTGGAGGGGCTGCGGTTCATGCACAGCCAGGCCGTTGTCCACCTTGACCTCAAACCCGAGAACATCGTCTGTGTCAGCCCTGGCAGCCACTGGCTCAAGATCATTGATTTTGGCTTGGCGCGGAAGCTGA CTCCAGACACCCCTGTGAAGGTGCTGCACGGCACCCCTGAGTTCATGGCTCCAGAAGTGATTGCCTTTGAGCCTGTGGGCTTCTCCACGGACATGTGGAGCGTTGGTGTCATCTGCTACATCCT GCTGAGCGGGGAGTCCCCCTTCCAGGGGGACAATGACCTGGAGACACTGAGCAACATCACAGCTGCCCAGTGGGACTTCGAGGAGGAGATCTTCTCAGAGATCTCCCAGCAAGCCAAGGACTTTATCAGCCAACTGTTGCAGAAGGACCCTCG TCACCGGCTCTCCAGTGTGGGGGCTCTGCTGCACccctggctgcagcagccccagcccagcagcacaaaGGCGCTGTCAAAGGAGAGGATCAAGCAGTTCCTGATGCGTCGGAAGTGGCAG AAAACAGGCAAAGCTCTGCTGGCCCTCAACAGGCTGAGCCGGCTGTCCCAGGGCTCGGAGAGGAAAGTGTCAGAGGCTCAGGATGAGGAAG gcctgggctgcagcctggaggaggaccAAGCCTCTGGGTCTCTGACCCGGCGAGGTCCCAGCTTCTCGGAGCTGCTGACAGAccaagaggaggaggaaggtgggagcACTGTGGCCTCAGGGAAGGCGGAGACCAGCGTCAGCATGGCCGTGCCACCCCAGCCTGGACCACCTAGAGCAGCTGGTGACAGAGGAGCAGCTGATGGGGATGAAACCTCCCACGGCGGCTCACACGGTGACCCGGCCAGCCTGGGGTAG
- the HEXIM1 gene encoding protein HEXIM1, which produces MADAAPAEPGPEPQCEPEPQCEPEPRPEPQPEPEPERGDAPAADGEAGRLPPRGAEEAAAAAEGAGGADGRPSAGGAARPGLGPRYRSSVGRAEEWPVKKKHRRRPSKKKRRWKPYSKLSWEEKQQFDERQSLRASRLRAEMFAKGQPVAPYNTTQFLMEDHDQEEPDLKTGLYPRRAAAKSDDTSEEDFLEEAADEDGGSDGMGGDGSEFLQRDFSETYERYHVESLQNMSKQELVKEYLELEKCLSRMEEENNRLRMESKKHGGETAETARVRQLELEVDRLRAENLQLLKEKDLPGQEKGPCKLGE; this is translated from the coding sequence ATGGCCGACGCGGCGcccgcggagccggggccggAGCCCCAGTGCGAACCGGAGCCCCAGTGCGAGCCCGAGCCGCGGCCGGAGCCCCAGCCGGAGCCAGAGCCCGAGCGCGGCGACGCACCGGCGGCGGACGGCGAGGCCGGGCGGCTGCCACCCCGCggggcggaggaggcggcggcggcagcggagGGCGCGGGCGGCGCTGATGGGCGGCCGtcggcgggcggagcggcgcgtCCCGGCCTGGGCCCGCGGTACCGGTCGTCGGTGGGCCGCGCGGAGGAGTGGCCGGTGAAGAAGAAGCACCGTCGGCGGCCGTCGAAGAAGAAGCGGCGCTGGAAGCCCTACTCGAAgctgagctgggaggagaagcagcagttcGACGAGCGGCAGAGCCTCCGCGCCTCCCGGCTGCGTGCCGAGATGTTCGCCAAGGGGCAGCCGGTGGCCCCCTACAACACCACGCAGTTCCTGATGGAGGACCACGACCAGGAGGAGCCCGACCTGAAAACCGGGCTGTACCCGCGGCGAGCGGCCGCCAAGTCGGACGACACGAGCGAGGAGGATTTCCTGGAGGAGGCGGCGGACGAGGACGGGGGCAGCGACGGGATGGGGGGGGACGGCAGCGAGTTTCTGCAGCGGGACTTCTCGGAGACCTACGAGCGGTACCATGTGGAGAGCCTGCAGAACATGAGCAAGCAGGAGCTGGTGAAGGAGTACCTGGAGCTGGAGAAGTGCCTCTCCCGCATGGAGGAGGAGAACAACCGGCTGAGGATGGAGAGCAAAAAACACGGGGGGGAAACGGCGGAGACGGCGCGGGTGcggcagctggagctggaggtGGACAGGTTGCGAGCCGAGAACctgcagctgctgaaggagaaggacCTGCCCGGGCAGGAGAAGGGCCCCTGCAAGCTGGGGGAGTGA